The DNA segment AATGACGGAAGAGTACAAAGTAACAAAAGTAGTACTTACTTTGAAGGAAGGTGGGAAAATGGTAAACCAacttagaaaaaaagaaaaaagaaatagtgAAATTAGGTAGAGTCTTGTTTTTGGTTGTCGTTTTGTGATTGAGGAGAATTGGAAATATACTTCTCTTTTACTTCTTTTAGTCTTCATTACCCATCATCATGTCCTCTCTCTTCTTTATATTACTCCATTTCTTAATATTAATTTACTTaccattttttgtttttattgctCTCTCTCTCTGGTTTGTCTGTTATCTGTACCATGGAATATTCGTCTCCATTGGAACtcaaacaattttaattaattaaagattCATAAACTTCTAATCTGCAAATTGCAactacaaacaaacaaacagacCCAATTGCAGTGATTGAAAGAAAATACTATTGATTCTGGGTGGGTCAGAACATAAATAAATTACTATTAATGAAGACAATATTATCttctaaatataaaaatgaaGTATTTAATTAATTCCAGAGATGAGTAGAAAACAACTTCTTCCATTTGTATACAATCTTTATGTAAAAAAGCCACATGGCATTGTTAAACTCTAAGTAGATTCTTACATGTAAATGAAACTATTATTATTTGACATATGTCTCTGCATATTGCTCGAATTGACAAACGAGATGATTTATTGGAACTTCGATGACCTAATCTAcccataaataattttaaatggCAGaccatattattattaaaactatGCAATAAATGGAAATTAATTTTAGAATAATCCAAGTGCCAATTCTACAAACAAAAGTATTTTTCTAAATATCtacattttttttgaaatggatTTTATTTATGCGTTAACCACACTAAATATTTGACTTTTAAGTCACTTTGTAATTTAACTATTTTTCTGTAGCCTGATTAGGACAGAGACCTAATTGATGTGGCCTGGCCCCTCCCTGGGTATATATTATGCCACCTCATTTTGTCATTAGCATCTacctaatttattatttagtgGAACTAATGCAAAAACATTCATCCAAGGATTGGTGTCTATCGAATACTATTTTATTCTATTCATCCAACGATTCATATCCACTTCGAATCTATTTTATTCTGTCTTACATATATTCCAATTGCATTATTACtactttaattataaaaaagttattattttttaataggaTTAAGTGTAAACGTTGTtagttaaaagcaattttatttctaacgtttaaaattatgCACTTTTATCCTAATATTgataataacaacaaaatatgAAATAATTCATCAACTCATTTATGTTGTatatatttgtcattttatcacttatcGGTAATAGATCACAAATatgtgatacatgtaaataaatttgaaaaataaataaaaaattatattgtgtTATGTacgaattggataaaaaaaaatataaatattttattgaatttgaaaatattaatttgtaattctattatgaaattttattaacaTAAAAAAACCTAAGAACCAACTATTAATGTAAAATATGAGAATAAAATATGATACGGTTGGAGAGCAAGCTTGCAAGTTTGCAAGTTTATGGAAGGATTTCATATAATggtaaattagtaatttctatCAATTTTGAGGTTtcatattttgatatttttggaTCCTATTTTTATTGGAGTCACACCACAGATCAAAGTGATAAGCTTTGCTCGTGAGCTAGACGCCTTTTTGATCAAATTCCATGGTTTAAGTTTTAAAAAATGCAATTTAATGTTTTGAcgttatttttcatatttcccTTATTGTAAGGTTCAACTTTGGTAATCAAGaactgtttttgtttttatttcgcTACGTCAAAATACTTCTGCTTTTTTTAATGGTGTTTGAAACTGAATAAACTTAACAAAATTACAAGGTAAAACTTACCAATATTAGAGAAAAAATTGCAcaatcaaaattatttttaattgtgaaGGTTTgcggtaatttttttttttttgtttgacaATTAAAGCTAACTAAAATTTTGATTGATCAATAAAATCATTGGAACATAATAATACATTTGATGTTGAGTGAAGTTAAAAAGGATCCTAAGTAATTCATATTAGTTAAAACAAATGCAGTAAAATAAACGAAAACAGAGTGGGGCTTAGATTTGGGAGAAACAGCATTCTGCTTTCTGCAGTCAGCATTCCAATTCTAAGAATACAAACAAAGTGTATGAATTAAGGGTTAAAACAGCATATACAAAATCATTTTAATCCAAATTTAAATTTATGTATTAAATTAGTTGCTAATAGTTGacaaattaaactaatttaacaaatttttaaacattgcaattaattatattcagACTAATTTGTtatttaaaatttgatttgGATATAGagaaattgagaaaataaaCCAGCAAAATATTCCTCCAAAATTACAGGAATAGTTTCATTTCACAACTGAGTAAAAAAATGCAGAATCTTACAGTAGAAACAGACCTAACACTAAAATCATTCtaaccttttcttttttttctttttcttcttttcttttttaaccaaaagcaaaaatactaaaaaagaaaaatcactaaactgaaCAATTTTTCCTTTATCTACATTAAATTAAATGCTCAATCGATCCATCTGCTTTAATAATTAAGCTCCGATTTACGCAACCCAAATTATACTCCATATACTAATACAAAGGCACCGGAAATCGCGGCGGTTTAGGCGGCTTCGGCACTTCAATAATCACACTCTCCGCCCGCGGTGGCTCACACGGACACGGCAATGCAATAAATTTGGGAATCCGATCTCCGGGCATCAGCACCGGTAAGCTTTGGCTTTGATTTTTCTTAAAATCCTACACAAAAAATCAATCAAAACACAAGATTAGTTTCTAAACTCGAAATTTATATAGTCAATTGATTGAATCTGAGTAACAGTAGTAACAGAGagtgaaaaaaaattacaggATGCAGAGGCTTCGGTTTGGAAGACGGTGAAGCCTCGAGATCGTGGTCGAAAGGATCGTCGGAGGAGAAAGATCGACGGAGTGATCTGAGCTTATCCCAGTGATAACAGCAGGAGAAAATACCGCTCAAGGTGAAGATGATAATCAAGAGCAAGGCGGTGCCGAGAGGGAAGCCGAGGGAGGGGCGAGAAGCGTCGACGTGAGGAGGTGAAAAATCTGGACTCTCCATAAGTGGAAGtggaaatggaaatggaagaagaagaagaagcagtaGAGGAGGAGGAAAGTCCTCCTACCATGTGTGAGAAGAAAATAGAAACTCGGAGGAGAAAAAGAGAGATTGATGGAGGCGAAGGAGGAGAGGGAGCGCTTTATTTTATAATGGGAAAGACGGTGTACGTGTAAAGGTACAACTACCCTATTGTCCGGGCCATGGTACGGAACCTTGTAGGCTCCACTTCCCCCTCCACTACCTCTAAAACTAAAACTATGCTTAATTTATAACATTAACCATTGTCAAACAACCATCCATTTTATTCACCAAAAAAACAACCATCCATTTTAAAACTCAAAAATCACTCAAATTTTTTGAATAGTATAGTGAATTTGTGATACGAACGATCACACAACAACGTATCAAAAAATCTGAATACTATAAATCCTTACTTCGACAGTTTCCTGCCTACACATCAATGTTCAGATTTTTGATTTGAATTGCGACCGTCTAAAATCGTTATACACATTCCTTGAATAATTCATTTAGCTCTTCGACCAAATAATTCAGATCTTACATGGTTTTACTTTCAGGAATGGAAGTGATAAAGTGGTTACAGAACTCTTGAAGCATTTGCTTAACGGACCGAATAGATCCAGGTAAGAGTTGGGCCTAGCAATAGGCAACCGAATCTCTTAATGTTGTCAAACAGAGTCTACACGTTACTGCATTAGTAGCAGTAGTAGTCTAGAGAGCCCTCTGGAAATTCTTGATATGAAGAGTGAGGTTAGTCATTCCATTATAATCTTTCAATAATGGGTACTTAAACCCCCTGAGCATTGGTTGGCCCATGATGTCCGCACTCAAAGGAGTTTCAGTTTCT comes from the Euphorbia lathyris chromosome 5, ddEupLath1.1, whole genome shotgun sequence genome and includes:
- the LOC136229976 gene encoding uncharacterized protein At5g65660, whose protein sequence is MESPDFSPPHVDASRPSLGFPLGTALLLIIIFTLSGIFSCCYHWDKLRSLRRSFSSDDPFDHDLEASPSSKPKPLHPDFKKNQSQSLPVLMPGDRIPKFIALPCPCEPPRAESVIIEVPKPPKPPRFPVPLY